The Caldibacillus debilis DSM 16016 genome includes a window with the following:
- the lpdA gene encoding dihydrolipoyl dehydrogenase, translating to MAKSYEIAVIGGGPGGYMAALRAARLGKKVMLVEKEFLGGTCLNRGCIPSKTWMKNAEILESMERAKEWGIETPEISVSFGKMKRRKDEVVTRLRNGVSLLLKKGKIDVYEAEGIVEDEHTVKAVTEKGEERIRAEKIIVATGSSPALPPIEGLASVPCYTSDTIFDIESIPASLIIIGGGVIGVEMATVFAALKTKVTIIEAAERIIPAEDAEAAETLAKALKRKGVKIITKATVKRLTKEGETVVAECADGQGNPLIVTGDAVLISVGRKPNLSAVRTIGLEMNGPFIKVNERMETSVPNIYAVGDVIGGYQLAHAAYMEGIVAASNAAGLDKRMDDKVVPRCIFTLPEVAGVGLTEEAAAKAGLRVKTAKFDLAGNGKALISGDTGGFVKIVYEEKFGEILGVTMVGPHVTEMISEASSFISLEGTVEEMAGMIHPHPTISEAFFDAAWKIFE from the coding sequence TTGGCAAAATCCTATGAAATCGCCGTGATCGGAGGCGGTCCGGGGGGATATATGGCCGCTCTTAGGGCGGCCCGCCTCGGAAAAAAAGTCATGCTGGTGGAAAAGGAATTTTTGGGCGGCACCTGCTTAAACCGGGGCTGCATCCCATCCAAAACCTGGATGAAAAACGCGGAGATCCTCGAATCCATGGAACGGGCAAAGGAATGGGGGATCGAAACCCCGGAAATCTCCGTCTCCTTCGGCAAGATGAAAAGGCGGAAGGACGAGGTCGTCACCAGGCTTCGCAACGGAGTTTCCCTTTTATTAAAGAAGGGGAAAATCGATGTCTATGAGGCGGAAGGTATTGTCGAAGACGAACATACGGTGAAAGCCGTTACGGAAAAAGGGGAGGAACGGATCCGCGCCGAAAAGATCATTGTGGCGACCGGGTCTTCCCCGGCATTGCCGCCGATCGAAGGGCTGGCCTCCGTCCCTTGCTATACGAGCGATACGATCTTCGATATCGAAAGCATACCGGCATCGTTGATCATTATCGGCGGCGGCGTCATCGGAGTGGAAATGGCGACGGTTTTTGCCGCATTGAAAACGAAGGTCACCATCATTGAAGCGGCGGAACGGATCATTCCCGCGGAAGACGCCGAAGCCGCGGAAACATTGGCGAAGGCCCTAAAACGAAAAGGGGTAAAAATCATCACAAAGGCCACGGTAAAAAGATTGACGAAAGAAGGGGAAACCGTTGTTGCCGAATGCGCGGACGGGCAAGGCAATCCCTTGATCGTGACGGGGGATGCGGTTTTGATCTCCGTCGGGCGAAAGCCCAATCTGTCCGCCGTCCGTACAATCGGTCTGGAAATGAACGGTCCTTTCATTAAGGTCAATGAAAGGATGGAAACGAGCGTTCCGAATATTTATGCCGTCGGCGACGTCATCGGCGGCTACCAATTGGCCCATGCGGCCTATATGGAAGGGATCGTTGCCGCATCCAACGCGGCCGGATTGGACAAAAGGATGGATGATAAGGTGGTCCCCCGCTGCATTTTTACTTTGCCCGAGGTTGCCGGCGTCGGATTGACGGAAGAGGCCGCGGCGAAGGCGGGCCTCCGTGTCAAGACGGCGAAATTCGATCTGGCGGGAAACGGCAAGGCGCTCATTTCCGGGGACACGGGCGGCTTCGTGAAAATCGTTTATGAGGAAAAATTCGGGGAAATCCTCGGTGTCACCATGGTCGGCCCCCATGTGACTGAAATGATTTCGGAGGCCTCTTCGTTTATTTCCCTGGAAGGAACCGTGGAAGAAATGGCGGGAATGATCCACCCCCATCCCACGATCTCGGAAGCCTTTTTTGACGCCGCCTGGAAAATCTTCGAATAG
- a CDS encoding PTS galactitol transporter subunit IIC, with product MEIIQKIVDLGASVVLPVIIFLFGLILKMKPSRAFRAGLVVGIGFIGINLVIGLLVDNLGPAAKDMVERLGIELNIIDVGWPATSAIAFGSTVGALAIPIGLGVNVLLLLFGLTKTLNIDLWNLWHIAFTGALVSVMTGSYPMGLLTAVVHAIVLLVLADLSQKQVEKFYGYPNISFPHGTSTPYILFAWPLEKLFNVIPGFKNWKADPEAIQKRLGILGESTVLGLILGLVIGLLAGWNGKDVLNLAVSTAAVMLLLPRMVSLLMEGLAPVSEAASEFVKSKFPGREVYIGMDSALAVGHPAAIASSLIMVPIVLLLAVIVPGNKVLPFGDLATIPFIVCMMVPIFRGNVIRTVVASTIALGFGLLLSTYISPLFTTAAKNVGFSFPEGATAISSLVDGAVPTTAIFIFGAKLGYIGLVVIGLIALATAYYINRRAGKNQEDQRTA from the coding sequence ATGGAGATTATTCAGAAGATCGTCGACTTAGGCGCATCCGTCGTCCTGCCCGTCATAATCTTTTTATTCGGCCTCATTCTTAAGATGAAACCTTCCCGTGCCTTTCGGGCGGGCCTGGTGGTCGGGATCGGATTTATCGGGATCAATTTGGTGATCGGCCTGCTCGTGGATAATCTGGGTCCCGCCGCCAAGGATATGGTGGAAAGATTAGGGATTGAATTGAACATCATCGACGTGGGCTGGCCGGCGACTTCTGCCATCGCCTTCGGTTCCACCGTCGGGGCGCTGGCCATTCCGATCGGACTCGGCGTGAACGTCCTTTTGCTGCTTTTCGGTTTAACGAAAACGTTGAATATTGACTTGTGGAACCTTTGGCATATTGCCTTTACGGGCGCGCTGGTCAGCGTGATGACGGGAAGCTACCCGATGGGCTTGCTGACGGCCGTCGTGCACGCCATCGTGCTATTGGTTCTCGCCGATCTGTCGCAAAAGCAGGTGGAGAAGTTTTACGGGTATCCGAACATCTCCTTCCCCCACGGGACGTCGACGCCGTATATCCTGTTTGCCTGGCCTTTGGAAAAATTGTTCAACGTGATTCCCGGATTTAAAAATTGGAAGGCGGACCCTGAAGCCATCCAAAAAAGATTGGGGATTTTAGGGGAATCCACCGTACTCGGACTTATTTTGGGATTGGTTATCGGTTTGCTGGCAGGCTGGAATGGAAAAGATGTGCTGAATCTCGCGGTATCCACCGCGGCCGTGATGCTGCTTCTCCCGCGGATGGTGTCCCTGTTGATGGAAGGGCTTGCGCCGGTATCGGAGGCGGCCAGTGAATTTGTCAAATCCAAATTCCCGGGCCGAGAAGTCTATATTGGCATGGACAGCGCATTGGCCGTCGGACATCCCGCCGCGATCGCTTCATCCTTGATCATGGTGCCGATTGTCCTTCTTTTGGCGGTCATCGTGCCCGGAAACAAAGTGCTGCCGTTCGGGGATTTGGCCACCATTCCGTTCATCGTGTGCATGATGGTGCCGATCTTCCGCGGAAATGTGATCCGTACGGTGGTGGCCAGCACCATCGCCCTCGGCTTCGGGTTGTTGCTTTCCACCTATATTTCGCCGCTGTTCACAACGGCCGCGAAAAACGTCGGATTCTCGTTCCCCGAGGGGGCAACCGCCATCTCGTCCCTTGTCGACGGGGCCGTGCCGACGACCGCTATCTTCATATTTGGTGCGAAACTAGGCTATATCGGGTTGGTGGTTATCGGTTTGATAGCCTTGGCAACCGCCTACTACATCAACAGGCGGGCCGGAAAAAATCAGGAGGACCAACGGACCGCCTAG
- a CDS encoding PTS sugar transporter subunit IIA: MASMFHEDCVLLNIEAYDKYEILSKLSDTLYRRGFVKDTFKQAVIDREEKFPTGLRLLSMGVAIPHTDAVHVNQTSVGVAVLKNPVRFSLMGSQGENVPVSIIFMLAMGDGQKQLEMLTKLIEFFQREEELKKMQRMTSEKEVVTFLESELLKN; this comes from the coding sequence ATGGCATCTATGTTTCACGAAGATTGCGTTTTGTTAAACATTGAAGCATATGATAAGTATGAAATTTTGTCCAAACTTTCCGATACATTATACAGGCGGGGGTTCGTCAAGGATACGTTCAAACAGGCGGTCATTGACAGGGAGGAGAAATTTCCCACCGGGCTGCGCCTTCTCTCGATGGGGGTGGCCATCCCGCATACGGACGCTGTCCATGTGAATCAAACTTCCGTGGGGGTTGCGGTCTTAAAAAATCCCGTCCGGTTTTCTTTAATGGGAAGCCAAGGGGAAAACGTGCCGGTTTCCATCATTTTCATGCTGGCAATGGGAGATGGGCAAAAACAATTGGAGATGCTCACCAAACTCATTGAATTTTTCCAAAGGGAAGAAGAACTGAAAAAGATGCAAAGGATGACGTCGGAGAAAGAGGTTGTCACTTTTTTGGAAAGTGAATTATTGAAAAATTAA
- a CDS encoding dihydrolipoamide acetyltransferase family protein, whose translation MPKEIFMPKLSSTMRVGTLLRWFKEEGEPVEIGEPLFEIMTDKINIEVESYDSGILLKKYYEPEAEIPVNQVIGYIGKLGEKVPDEPPAPGSGPAESPRGQEGTSIEEQGAADHQPEDEIRKVRATPAARALARKAGVDLGKISGSGPRGRIQKKDVEQYLEAAGTKPKATPLAQKIAKEEQVDLRAISGTGSGGKIMKRDVLEAVRASEQQRTEKREEIRKPLSGLRKVVANRMAQSAFTAPHVTLSTDIDMAKAVEMRQSLLPVIEKQTGLRLTYTDILIKAAATALKRFPEVNVHFENDEVVSRDEVNVGMAVAVKDGLLVPVIKNADKKGLAAICAEAKDLSKRAREQKLLPDDLKGSTFTISNLGMYPIDVFTPIINLPEIAILGVGRIQEKPVVIDGEIVIRPMMTASLSFDHRVIDGAPAAEFLAEIKRILENPLEMIV comes from the coding sequence TTGCCGAAGGAAATTTTCATGCCGAAACTGAGCAGCACGATGCGGGTGGGCACCCTGCTCCGCTGGTTTAAAGAAGAAGGGGAGCCGGTGGAAATCGGGGAACCGCTGTTCGAAATCATGACCGACAAGATCAACATTGAAGTGGAGTCCTACGACAGCGGGATCTTGCTGAAAAAGTATTACGAACCGGAAGCGGAAATCCCGGTCAACCAAGTGATCGGCTACATCGGCAAACTGGGGGAAAAGGTACCGGACGAACCTCCGGCTCCGGGTTCCGGCCCGGCGGAAAGCCCGCGGGGGCAGGAAGGAACGTCTATAGAAGAACAGGGAGCGGCCGATCATCAGCCGGAGGATGAAATCCGAAAGGTCCGGGCGACCCCGGCCGCAAGGGCGCTGGCAAGGAAAGCGGGTGTAGATCTGGGGAAAATTTCCGGAAGCGGACCCCGCGGCCGGATTCAAAAGAAGGATGTCGAACAATATTTGGAAGCGGCCGGAACGAAACCGAAGGCAACACCGCTCGCCCAAAAAATCGCCAAGGAAGAACAGGTGGATTTGCGGGCGATTTCCGGAACCGGTTCCGGCGGGAAAATTATGAAGCGGGATGTGCTTGAAGCCGTCCGGGCATCCGAACAACAAAGAACAGAAAAGCGGGAAGAAATTCGGAAACCCTTGTCGGGCCTCAGGAAAGTTGTGGCGAACCGGATGGCGCAAAGCGCATTTACCGCTCCCCATGTGACGTTGTCCACCGATATCGATATGGCAAAGGCCGTCGAAATGCGGCAATCCCTCCTCCCGGTGATCGAAAAACAGACCGGGCTCCGTTTGACCTATACGGACATTCTCATCAAAGCCGCGGCAACGGCCCTGAAACGCTTCCCGGAAGTCAACGTCCATTTTGAAAACGATGAGGTCGTCTCCCGGGATGAGGTCAATGTGGGCATGGCCGTTGCGGTCAAGGACGGTTTGCTCGTTCCGGTCATTAAAAATGCGGATAAAAAAGGCTTGGCCGCCATTTGCGCGGAGGCCAAGGATTTGAGCAAACGGGCGAGGGAGCAAAAACTCCTTCCGGATGATTTAAAGGGTTCCACCTTTACCATCAGCAACTTGGGCATGTACCCGATCGACGTATTCACGCCGATTATTAACCTTCCGGAGATCGCCATTTTGGGCGTGGGAAGAATCCAGGAAAAGCCGGTTGTCATCGACGGTGAAATCGTGATCCGGCCCATGATGACCGCCAGCCTCTCCTTCGACCACCGGGTCATCGACGGGGCGCCCGCGGCGGAATTTTTGGCCGAAATCAAACGGATCCTGGAAAATCCCTTGGAAATGATCGTCTAA
- a CDS encoding thiamine pyrophosphate-dependent dehydrogenase E1 component subunit alpha — MWVIRYFDEKVDQFFAKGMIHGTTHLCVGQEATAAGAIAVLREEDKITSTHRGHGHCIAKGATPDRMMAELFGKATGYCKGKGGSMHIADLDKGNLGANGIVGGGIPLAVGAALTSKMKQKGYVVLCFFGDGATNEGSFHESLNLASIWKLPVVFFCENNQYGMSGSVKEMVNIENLADRAVAYGIPGKVVDGNNILEVMEVTHEAVEHARSGKGPVLIEAKTYRWKGHSKSDARKYRTREEEQEWRKKDPIKRFKEYLIDKGLLTEEKAEQLREEAFQEIEDAVKYAESSPEPAIESLLEDVYA, encoded by the coding sequence ATGTGGGTAATCAGATATTTTGACGAAAAGGTGGACCAGTTTTTTGCCAAAGGGATGATCCACGGCACCACCCACCTTTGTGTCGGTCAGGAAGCGACGGCTGCCGGCGCGATCGCCGTTTTGCGGGAGGAAGACAAGATCACCAGCACCCATCGGGGGCATGGACATTGCATCGCCAAAGGGGCGACGCCGGACCGGATGATGGCCGAACTGTTCGGCAAAGCCACCGGCTACTGCAAGGGGAAAGGCGGTTCGATGCATATCGCCGATCTGGATAAGGGCAATCTTGGCGCCAACGGGATTGTCGGCGGAGGAATTCCCCTGGCGGTCGGTGCGGCGTTGACGTCGAAAATGAAGCAGAAAGGCTACGTTGTCTTGTGCTTTTTTGGAGACGGGGCGACGAACGAGGGAAGCTTTCACGAATCGTTAAATCTTGCCTCCATTTGGAAACTTCCGGTCGTTTTCTTCTGCGAGAACAATCAATACGGCATGTCCGGTTCCGTAAAAGAAATGGTGAATATCGAAAACCTCGCCGACCGGGCGGTCGCCTACGGCATTCCGGGAAAAGTGGTGGACGGAAACAACATCCTGGAAGTGATGGAAGTCACCCATGAAGCCGTGGAGCACGCCCGTTCCGGAAAGGGTCCGGTCCTCATCGAGGCAAAAACGTACCGCTGGAAAGGGCATTCCAAGAGCGATGCGCGGAAGTACCGGACCCGGGAAGAAGAGCAGGAATGGAGAAAGAAAGATCCGATCAAGCGTTTCAAGGAGTATCTGATCGACAAAGGGCTGTTGACGGAAGAAAAGGCCGAACAATTGCGCGAAGAGGCCTTCCAGGAAATCGAGGATGCGGTAAAATACGCGGAATCCAGTCCGGAACCGGCCATCGAATCGCTTTTGGAAGATGTATACGCTTGA
- a CDS encoding ABC transporter ATP-binding protein, translating into MLPQIKVKNLEKSYGGNKVLKGIDLAIEAKKVHAIIGPNGAGKTTAIEIMLGIRDKDEGNVEYVHLAPGELGVQLQNVPLFPALTVKENIEIFSAFYRLSEQVKNKIPEILHILELTDAGTKLAGQLSGGQKKRLSIALAILHEPKVLFLDEPTADLDPRGRMQVRSLIRKLANEGKAVVITSHDMDEVAKTADQVFFIKDGKVIDQGSPESLLNKYSAPSLEAVFMTLTEENGRENDGQSL; encoded by the coding sequence ATGCTGCCCCAAATAAAGGTCAAAAACCTTGAAAAATCCTACGGCGGCAACAAAGTGCTAAAGGGAATCGATTTGGCCATCGAGGCGAAAAAAGTCCACGCCATCATCGGGCCGAACGGTGCCGGGAAGACTACTGCCATCGAGATCATGCTGGGAATAAGGGATAAGGACGAGGGAAACGTCGAATATGTGCACCTCGCGCCCGGCGAACTGGGGGTGCAGCTGCAAAACGTTCCCCTTTTTCCCGCTTTGACGGTGAAAGAAAACATCGAAATATTTTCTGCCTTTTATCGCCTTTCCGAACAGGTGAAAAATAAGATTCCGGAAATTCTGCACATCCTTGAATTAACGGACGCGGGAACGAAACTTGCAGGCCAGCTCTCCGGAGGGCAGAAAAAGCGGCTGTCCATCGCTTTGGCCATCCTGCACGAACCGAAGGTGTTATTTTTGGATGAACCCACCGCCGATCTGGATCCGAGGGGACGGATGCAAGTCCGCTCATTGATCAGAAAGCTGGCCAACGAAGGGAAGGCGGTGGTGATCACATCCCATGATATGGATGAAGTGGCGAAAACCGCCGACCAGGTATTTTTTATCAAGGATGGTAAGGTCATCGACCAGGGATCCCCCGAGTCCTTATTGAACAAATATTCCGCCCCATCCTTGGAAGCGGTGTTCATGACTTTGACGGAAGAAAATGGGAGGGAAAACGATGGGCAAAGTCTTTAA
- a CDS encoding sugar-binding transcriptional regulator, with product MIPWEERRQLVKVATLYYTEGWTQEQIAKKIGVSRPIVSKMLQKAKEAGIIEIYIKDDSIHTVELEQKLENEYGLKDAVVVPTVGLTPDMVKRAVAKAGAYYLSKNLKSVKKLGISWGTTLAEVVKEFPYIRKEDVKVVPLEGGMGRRHVEIHANQLAHELAKKLNCTCLYLYAPAIVESAELKERLLAMPDIELVLEEGRTVDVAVIGIGNPHKLSTLRELGYLDENDLNYLRKLGVVGDIGFRFFDAAGNVVIDEFTNRVIGVSLEELKKVKQVIAIAGGIHKLDSIKGALNGRFIDVLVVDEQTAAAIVENW from the coding sequence ATGATTCCTTGGGAAGAGAGAAGGCAGCTGGTCAAAGTTGCCACGTTGTACTATACGGAAGGCTGGACGCAGGAACAAATTGCGAAAAAGATCGGGGTGTCGCGCCCGATTGTCTCCAAAATGCTGCAGAAGGCGAAGGAAGCGGGGATCATTGAAATCTATATCAAGGACGACAGCATCCACACGGTGGAGCTGGAGCAAAAATTGGAAAATGAATACGGCCTGAAGGATGCCGTCGTCGTTCCCACGGTCGGGTTGACGCCGGATATGGTCAAGCGGGCGGTGGCAAAGGCGGGGGCTTACTATCTGTCGAAAAATTTGAAATCCGTGAAAAAACTGGGCATCTCCTGGGGGACCACGCTGGCGGAAGTGGTGAAGGAATTTCCGTATATCCGCAAAGAGGATGTGAAAGTCGTCCCGCTGGAAGGGGGGATGGGGCGCAGGCATGTGGAAATTCATGCGAATCAGTTGGCCCATGAATTGGCCAAAAAGCTGAACTGCACCTGTTTATATTTGTACGCCCCGGCCATCGTGGAATCGGCGGAATTGAAAGAAAGGCTGCTGGCCATGCCCGACATCGAGCTCGTCCTCGAGGAAGGGAGAACCGTCGATGTCGCCGTCATCGGGATCGGCAACCCGCACAAATTGTCCACCTTAAGGGAGCTGGGGTATTTGGACGAGAACGATTTGAATTATTTGCGGAAATTGGGCGTGGTCGGCGACATCGGGTTCCGCTTTTTCGACGCGGCGGGCAACGTGGTCATCGACGAATTCACCAATCGGGTCATCGGAGTGTCCCTGGAGGAATTAAAGAAGGTCAAACAGGTGATTGCCATCGCGGGGGGCATCCATAAATTGGACAGCATCAAAGGGGCCCTGAACGGAAGGTTTATTGACGTCTTGGTCGTGGATGAACAAACGGCCGCGGCGATTGTGGAAAATTGGTGA
- a CDS encoding ABC transporter permease → MGKVFKIFLVATLRDKLTMFWSVLFPIALLLILGQFIDSPRYHRQLLGTVTGMGILFLGLYTIGFEVLMNRKAGIYKLLRITPFRSWQLMIASCLSKTFFVLISSYLTILIGAFVFDVRVNLSGVLFLLPVLFLGTLGFMFLGFTIGNLARLEPQVNVLANLIGMPMLFISNGYYNISNGPVLFERLAKINPFEHFIRLINMFIRGDFSGIWSPLSVIVLFTILSIFPAVLTFRWDPEQPFRLNVR, encoded by the coding sequence ATGGGCAAAGTCTTTAAAATCTTTTTGGTCGCAACACTGAGGGACAAATTGACGATGTTTTGGTCGGTTCTCTTTCCGATCGCACTGCTCCTCATATTGGGCCAATTCATTGATTCTCCCCGCTATCATCGGCAGTTATTGGGTACGGTCACCGGAATGGGGATTTTATTTCTCGGATTGTATACCATCGGATTCGAAGTCCTTATGAACCGGAAGGCGGGCATATACAAACTGCTCCGCATCACCCCGTTCCGTTCGTGGCAATTGATGATCGCTTCCTGTTTAAGCAAAACATTCTTTGTCCTGATCAGCAGCTATTTAACGATCCTTATCGGAGCGTTCGTTTTTGACGTCCGCGTGAACCTTTCCGGCGTCCTGTTCCTGTTGCCGGTCCTTTTTCTCGGCACCCTAGGTTTTATGTTTTTGGGATTTACGATCGGAAACCTGGCCCGGCTGGAACCGCAAGTGAACGTTTTGGCCAACCTCATCGGCATGCCGATGCTGTTCATCAGCAACGGCTACTACAACATTTCCAACGGTCCCGTTCTTTTTGAACGATTGGCAAAAATAAACCCTTTCGAGCACTTCATCCGTTTGATCAACATGTTCATCCGGGGGGATTTTTCCGGCATCTGGTCCCCGCTTTCGGTCATCGTCCTCTTTACCATTTTGTCCATTTTCCCGGCGGTCCTCACCTTCAGGTGGGATCCGGAGCAGCCGTTCCGCCTGAACGTCCGTTAA
- a CDS encoding alpha-ketoacid dehydrogenase subunit beta, translating to MREITYLEAVREAMTQEMRRNEDVYLMGEDIGVYGGAFGVTRGMIEEFGPERIRNTPISEAAIAGAAVGSALTGMRPILEIQFSDFITIALDQIVNQAAKLRYMFGGKGKVPMVVRTPGGSGTGAAAQHSQSLEAWTVHIPGLKVVQPSTAYDAKGLLKAAIDDDNPVIFYEHKLLYKTKGHVPEEPYSIPLGKADIKREGKDVTIVATSIMVHRALEAAKELEKEGIDVEIVDPRTLVPLDEETIVRSVKKTGRVVIVHEAVKRGGIGGEIAGVIAESEAFDYLDAPIKRLGGLPVPIPYNPKLEKAAVPQVPDIIKAVKETVHFK from the coding sequence ATGAGGGAGATCACGTATTTGGAAGCGGTCAGGGAAGCCATGACCCAGGAAATGAGAAGGAACGAAGACGTTTATCTGATGGGGGAAGATATTGGCGTATATGGAGGCGCTTTCGGCGTAACCAGGGGAATGATTGAAGAATTCGGACCCGAACGGATCCGGAACACCCCGATTTCGGAGGCGGCCATCGCCGGAGCGGCGGTCGGGTCGGCGCTGACGGGGATGCGGCCGATCCTGGAAATCCAGTTTTCCGATTTTATTACCATCGCCTTGGACCAAATCGTGAACCAGGCGGCCAAACTGCGCTATATGTTTGGCGGCAAAGGCAAGGTTCCCATGGTGGTCCGGACGCCGGGGGGCTCGGGTACGGGAGCGGCCGCCCAGCATTCGCAAAGTTTGGAGGCGTGGACGGTCCATATTCCCGGATTGAAAGTCGTCCAGCCTTCCACGGCTTATGATGCGAAGGGATTGCTGAAGGCCGCCATCGATGACGACAACCCGGTCATCTTTTATGAACATAAGCTGCTGTACAAGACGAAGGGCCATGTACCCGAAGAACCCTATTCGATTCCCCTCGGCAAGGCGGATATCAAGCGGGAGGGGAAAGATGTCACGATCGTGGCGACTTCCATTATGGTCCATCGGGCGTTGGAAGCGGCAAAGGAACTGGAAAAAGAGGGAATCGATGTGGAAATCGTCGATCCCCGCACCCTCGTCCCCCTCGACGAAGAAACGATCGTCCGTTCGGTGAAAAAAACCGGGCGGGTGGTCATCGTCCATGAAGCGGTGAAACGCGGGGGAATCGGCGGGGAAATCGCCGGCGTCATCGCCGAGAGCGAAGCCTTTGACTATTTGGATGCGCCCATCAAACGTTTGGGCGGATTGCCGGTCCCGATTCCCTACAATCCGAAACTGGAGAAGGCTGCGGTCCCGCAGGTGCCGGACATCATCAAAGCGGTAAAAGAAACGGTTCATTTTAAATAA
- a CDS encoding PTS sugar transporter subunit IIB: MKKVLVICGTGIATSTVIMNKLKEFFAEKQMQVQLDQSKVSDILSVGNDYDLIVSTTIVPPTIKTKVVNAIPLLTGVGKEKVFNDILEALK; encoded by the coding sequence ATGAAAAAAGTGCTCGTTATTTGCGGAACCGGAATCGCTACGTCTACGGTGATCATGAACAAATTGAAAGAGTTTTTCGCGGAAAAACAAATGCAGGTCCAATTGGACCAATCAAAGGTCTCCGACATTCTGTCGGTCGGGAACGACTATGATCTCATCGTCTCGACAACGATCGTTCCGCCGACGATAAAAACCAAGGTTGTTAATGCCATTCCTTTGCTGACGGGTGTCGGAAAGGAAAAGGTATTTAACGACATATTAGAAGCTTTAAAATAA